The following are from one region of the Actinoplanes sp. L3-i22 genome:
- a CDS encoding cysteine desulfurase family protein, with amino-acid sequence MDYTGDPAVYLDAASAAPPHPVAREALLAALADGWADPARLYAAGRRAQQLQEAAAAAVAEIFGVRTDELSFWPSGTAAAQAAVLGGLAGRKRAGRVLVHSAIEHSGVLHAAGTAEAREVGVDRLGRLDLAAWSAAVAAPGVALASLISASHEVGTIQPVAAAADYCAEYGVPLFVDAAQSAGRVPVPPGWSLLSASAHKWGGPPGVGVLVVRKGVRWISPSPQDDLYRPRPGGSADLPAIVAAAASLRAVTAEAEAEGVRLSALVDRIRERVAATVPDVEIVGDPVDRLPHLVTFSCLYVDGEALLHALDRHGFAVSSGSSCTSSTLRPSHVLEAMGVLSHGNVRVSLHRGVTGADVERFLAVLPGLVAEIRNEAGM; translated from the coding sequence GTGGATTACACAGGCGATCCGGCCGTCTACCTGGACGCGGCCAGCGCCGCCCCGCCGCACCCGGTGGCCCGGGAGGCGCTGCTGGCCGCGCTCGCCGACGGCTGGGCCGATCCGGCCCGGCTCTACGCGGCGGGCCGGCGGGCCCAGCAGCTGCAGGAGGCGGCCGCCGCGGCGGTGGCGGAGATCTTCGGGGTACGGACCGACGAGCTCTCCTTCTGGCCGTCCGGCACCGCCGCGGCGCAGGCCGCGGTGCTCGGCGGGCTGGCCGGGCGCAAACGGGCCGGCCGGGTCCTGGTCCACTCGGCGATCGAGCACTCTGGAGTGCTGCACGCCGCCGGTACGGCTGAGGCCCGTGAGGTGGGTGTGGACCGTCTGGGCCGGCTCGACCTGGCCGCCTGGTCGGCCGCCGTCGCCGCGCCCGGGGTGGCCCTGGCCAGCCTGATCAGCGCCAGTCACGAGGTGGGCACGATCCAGCCGGTCGCCGCCGCGGCGGACTACTGCGCGGAGTACGGGGTGCCGCTGTTCGTGGACGCCGCCCAGTCGGCCGGCCGGGTCCCGGTGCCGCCGGGCTGGTCGCTGCTGAGCGCGAGCGCGCACAAGTGGGGCGGGCCGCCCGGCGTCGGGGTCCTGGTGGTCCGCAAAGGGGTGCGATGGATCTCACCGTCCCCGCAGGATGATCTTTATCGCCCCCGGCCGGGCGGCTCGGCGGATCTGCCGGCGATCGTGGCCGCCGCGGCGAGCCTGCGGGCGGTCACCGCCGAGGCCGAGGCCGAGGGGGTCCGCCTCAGCGCGCTCGTCGACCGCATCCGGGAGCGCGTCGCGGCCACCGTGCCGGACGTGGAGATCGTCGGCGACCCGGTCGACCGGCTCCCCCACCTGGTCACGTTCAGCTGTCTCTACGTGGACGGGGAGGCGCTGCTGCACGCGCTGGACCGGCACGGGTTCGCGGTCTCGTCCGGCTCCTCGTGCACGTCGTCGACGCTGCGCCCGAGTCACGTGCTGGAGGCGATGGGCGTGCTCAGCCACGGCAACGTGCGGGTGTCGCTGCACCGCGGGGTCACCGGGGCGGACGTCGAGCGCTTCCTGGCGGTGCTGCCCGGGCTGGTCGCGGAGATCCGGAACGAGGCCGGGATGTGA
- the coxB gene encoding cytochrome c oxidase subunit II: MGARSSATRPRAIGRAAGLGLGGVLLLALLAGCSVEDVGSKFGHFGWPGPGVSLQAHKMYDLWIASVIAALVVGIGVWGLIFWCVIRYRKRGEELPVQTRFNMPMEVLYTVTPVLIVAVLFYYTAIVQTDVDKLSKNPDQIVEIKAFKWNWQFNYRDGIGKDANTVASTIGSSDVIPILVVPTHEKIRFEETSADVIHSFWVPELLFKRDVMPGNVRNVFEVTLDKEGRYVGRCAELCGTYHAFMNFEMVATTKDNFDKFLAAKKAGKSTQDALTLIGENPYATKTQPFDTRRGTHSWNQGGSNVAAGK, translated from the coding sequence GTGGGCGCAAGGAGTTCGGCCACACGGCCGCGGGCGATTGGCCGGGCGGCCGGGCTGGGTCTCGGCGGTGTGCTGCTGCTGGCACTGCTCGCCGGTTGCTCGGTTGAGGACGTCGGGAGCAAGTTCGGCCACTTCGGATGGCCGGGCCCGGGTGTGAGCCTTCAGGCGCACAAGATGTACGACCTGTGGATCGCCTCGGTGATCGCCGCACTGGTCGTCGGCATCGGTGTCTGGGGTCTGATCTTCTGGTGCGTGATCCGGTATCGCAAGCGCGGCGAAGAGCTGCCCGTGCAGACCCGGTTCAACATGCCCATGGAGGTCCTGTACACGGTCACGCCGGTACTGATCGTCGCGGTTCTCTTCTATTACACGGCGATCGTGCAGACCGACGTGGACAAGCTGTCGAAGAACCCGGACCAGATCGTCGAGATCAAGGCCTTCAAGTGGAACTGGCAGTTCAACTACCGGGACGGCATCGGTAAGGACGCGAACACGGTCGCTTCCACGATCGGCTCGTCCGACGTCATCCCGATCCTGGTGGTGCCGACCCACGAGAAGATCCGGTTCGAGGAGACCAGCGCCGACGTCATCCATTCGTTCTGGGTGCCGGAGCTGCTGTTCAAGCGGGACGTCATGCCGGGCAATGTGCGCAACGTCTTCGAGGTGACCCTCGACAAGGAGGGCCGCTACGTCGGCCGGTGCGCGGAGCTGTGCGGGACGTACCACGCGTTCATGAACTTCGAGATGGTCGCGACCACGAAGGACAACTTCGACAAGTTCCTCGCGGCGAAGAAGGCCGGCAAGTCGACGCAGGACGCGCTGACCCTGATCGGCGAGAACCCGTACGCGACGAAGACCCAGCCGTTCGACACCCGCCGGGGTACGCACAGCTGGAACCAGGGCGGCTCGAACGTCGCCGCGGGGAAGTAG
- a CDS encoding cytochrome c oxidase subunit 4, producing MRTEYKIFLGVSAFLFGAAAVYGLYTHGQQHQTEWVGTIALILSGLLCGMCGGFFAFVARRIDLRPEDREDGEIAEGAGELGFFSPGSYWPFGIALSAAIAGLGLVFWMWWLIGLGLLAVIFTSCAMLFEYYSGTRQPAEH from the coding sequence ATGCGTACCGAATACAAGATCTTCCTGGGCGTCTCGGCGTTCCTCTTCGGCGCGGCGGCCGTCTACGGCCTCTACACCCACGGCCAGCAGCACCAGACCGAGTGGGTCGGCACGATCGCGCTGATCCTCTCCGGCCTGCTCTGCGGGATGTGCGGCGGGTTCTTCGCGTTCGTCGCCCGTCGCATCGACCTCCGCCCGGAGGACCGTGAGGACGGCGAGATCGCCGAGGGCGCCGGCGAGCTGGGCTTCTTCAGCCCCGGTTCGTACTGGCCGTTCGGCATCGCGCTCTCCGCCGCGATCGCCGGCCTGGGCCTGGTCTTCTGGATGTGGTGGCTGATCGGCCTCGGCCTGCTCGCGGTGATCTTCACGTCCTGCGCGATGCTCTTCGAGTACTACTCGGGGACTCGCCAGCCGGCGGAGCACTGA
- the trpD gene encoding anthranilate phosphoribosyltransferase, translated as MGARTWPNLTMSLLRGEELATADTAWAMGEIMAGNTTPAQIAGFAVALRAKGETPAELAGLVEAMLANATLVELPEEVRTTAVDVVGTGGDRANTVNISTMAAIVTASAGVTVVKHGNRSASSTTGTADLLEHFGIPLDLGPAGVAATVREAGIGFCFAARYHPGMRHAAVTRRELGIPTFFNVLGPLTNPARPTAAAVGCFDPRMAPVMAAVFARRGDSALVMRGEDGLDEFTTAAPTRVWLARDGKVEELLIDAVEVGLPRSAPADLRGGDVAFNADVARRVFAGEPGPVRDAVLLNAAAAFAARGGFPGDFRETLRTGIARAAEAVDSGATTKLLERWVAAAQAAKTAE; from the coding sequence ATGGGTGCACGCACCTGGCCGAACCTGACGATGTCCCTGCTGCGCGGCGAGGAGCTCGCGACCGCGGACACGGCCTGGGCGATGGGCGAGATCATGGCGGGCAACACCACGCCGGCCCAGATCGCCGGGTTCGCGGTGGCGCTGCGCGCCAAGGGCGAGACGCCGGCCGAGCTGGCCGGGCTGGTCGAGGCGATGCTCGCCAACGCCACCCTGGTGGAGCTGCCGGAGGAGGTCCGGACCACCGCGGTCGACGTGGTCGGCACCGGCGGCGACCGGGCCAACACGGTGAACATCTCCACCATGGCGGCGATCGTCACGGCCTCCGCCGGGGTGACCGTGGTCAAGCACGGCAACCGGTCGGCGTCGTCCACCACGGGCACCGCCGACCTGCTCGAGCACTTCGGGATCCCGCTGGACCTGGGTCCGGCCGGGGTGGCCGCGACGGTCCGCGAGGCCGGCATCGGCTTCTGCTTCGCGGCCCGCTACCACCCGGGCATGCGGCACGCCGCGGTCACCCGTCGGGAGCTGGGCATCCCCACGTTCTTCAACGTGCTCGGCCCGCTCACCAACCCGGCCCGGCCGACCGCGGCCGCGGTCGGCTGCTTCGACCCGCGGATGGCTCCGGTGATGGCCGCGGTCTTCGCCCGGCGTGGCGACTCCGCGCTGGTCATGCGCGGTGAGGACGGCCTCGACGAGTTCACCACCGCGGCGCCCACCCGGGTCTGGCTGGCCCGCGACGGCAAGGTCGAGGAGTTGCTCATCGACGCGGTCGAGGTGGGTCTCCCGCGCAGCGCGCCGGCCGACCTGCGCGGTGGGGACGTCGCCTTCAACGCCGACGTGGCCCGCCGGGTCTTCGCCGGTGAGCCCGGTCCGGTCCGGGACGCGGTGCTGCTCAACGCGGCGGCGGCGTTCGCGGCCCGGGGCGGCTTCCCCGGCGACTTCCGCGAGACCCTGCGGACCGGCATCGCCCGCGCCGCGGAGGCCGTCGACTCGGGGGCCACGACGAAGCTGCTGGAGCGCTGGGTCGCGGCGGCCCAGGCCGCCAAAACCGCCGAATAA
- a CDS encoding cytochrome c oxidase assembly protein, with amino-acid sequence MASLADAGGDTELPPFSASAIFSHFHLVSLVAVGLLVSAALYLYGVQRLRQRGDHWPAGRIVAFVGGGLGSIALVSVTGIEAYDTTLISVHMVQHMVLTMIGPIFLALGAPTTLALRVMHGRPRRALLAVVHSRYVKVLTFPLVAFGLFIANPFILYFTGLYRQTLEHAWLHEFVHLHFMVTGCLFFWPLLGLDPLQNRWPYPGRALLMVLSVPFHTVLGLTIMQMPELLGGDWYPNLHLSWLDPHSDQITAGGILWAGGEVVSVTMLGILVMQWIRQSEREARRIDRALDRAELEEAAAAAAEAGSAAGAAAGPSAGASTGPSAAKITSSANPTRPDPDAG; translated from the coding sequence ATGGCCTCGCTTGCGGACGCCGGCGGGGATACTGAACTTCCGCCGTTCAGCGCGTCGGCCATCTTCAGCCACTTCCATCTGGTGAGCCTGGTCGCGGTGGGCCTGCTGGTCTCGGCGGCGCTCTACCTGTACGGGGTGCAGCGCCTGCGACAGCGGGGCGACCACTGGCCGGCCGGGCGGATCGTGGCGTTCGTCGGCGGTGGACTCGGCTCGATCGCGCTGGTCTCGGTGACCGGGATCGAGGCGTACGACACCACCCTGATCTCGGTGCACATGGTCCAGCACATGGTGCTGACCATGATCGGCCCGATCTTCCTGGCGCTGGGCGCGCCGACCACGCTGGCCCTGCGGGTCATGCACGGCCGGCCGCGCCGGGCGCTGCTCGCGGTGGTGCACAGCCGGTACGTGAAGGTGCTGACGTTCCCGCTGGTCGCGTTCGGACTGTTCATCGCGAACCCGTTCATCCTCTACTTCACCGGGCTGTACCGGCAGACCCTCGAGCACGCCTGGCTGCACGAGTTCGTGCACCTCCACTTCATGGTCACCGGATGTCTCTTCTTCTGGCCGCTGCTGGGCCTGGACCCGCTGCAGAACCGCTGGCCGTACCCGGGGCGCGCGCTGCTGATGGTCCTGTCGGTGCCGTTCCACACCGTGCTCGGGCTGACGATCATGCAGATGCCGGAGCTGCTCGGCGGCGACTGGTACCCGAACCTGCACCTGAGCTGGCTGGATCCGCACAGCGACCAGATCACCGCGGGCGGCATCCTCTGGGCCGGCGGGGAGGTCGTCAGCGTCACGATGCTCGGCATCCTGGTGATGCAGTGGATCCGCCAGTCGGAACGGGAGGCTCGCCGGATCGACCGGGCCCTCGACCGCGCCGAGCTGGAGGAAGCCGCGGCGGCGGCAGCGGAGGCCGGTTCCGCGGCGGGTGCTGCGGCGGGTCCTTCGGCAGGCGCTTCGACGGGTCCTTCGGCGGCCAAGATCACAAGCTCGGCGAACCCCACCCGACCGGACCCCGACGCCGGATAA
- a CDS encoding heme-copper oxidase subunit III, with amino-acid sequence MTAAAIDKSRIHSLTRPNMVSVGTIVWLSSELMFFAALFAMYFSIRAAAPGMWAEHTKELNVPYATTFTVILVLSSITCQLGVFAAEKGDVFALRRWFTVTFVMGLIFVLGQANEYRNLVHEGVKLNGDGYGSMFYLTTGFHGLHVTGGLIAFIVYMIRTTMGRFTPAQATSAIVVSYYWHFVDVVWIALYAMIYWLK; translated from the coding sequence GTGACAGCGGCAGCCATCGACAAGAGCCGGATCCATTCGCTGACCAGACCCAACATGGTCAGCGTCGGGACCATCGTGTGGCTCTCCAGCGAGCTCATGTTCTTCGCAGCCTTGTTCGCCATGTACTTCTCCATTCGTGCAGCGGCGCCAGGCATGTGGGCGGAGCACACCAAAGAGCTCAACGTCCCCTACGCCACGACGTTCACCGTGATCCTGGTCCTGTCGTCGATCACCTGTCAGTTGGGCGTCTTCGCGGCGGAGAAGGGGGACGTGTTCGCGCTGAGGCGCTGGTTCACGGTCACCTTCGTGATGGGCCTGATCTTCGTGTTGGGGCAGGCGAACGAGTACCGCAATCTGGTCCACGAGGGCGTCAAGCTCAACGGTGACGGGTATGGCTCGATGTTCTACCTGACCACCGGGTTCCACGGTCTGCACGTGACCGGCGGCCTCATCGCCTTCATCGTCTACATGATCCGTACGACCATGGGGCGCTTCACTCCGGCGCAGGCCACCTCCGCGATCGTCGTGTCCTACTACTGGCACTTCGTCGACGTGGTCTGGATCGCGCTGTACGCCATGATCTATTGGCTCAAGTAA
- a CDS encoding c-type cytochrome codes for MTSDTPASRRARVFSRRRGAPSRARRRIGAAVRMLAALALAGGIYTAFAPGAFAEDNTPLSTAAQQGKQLFDQSCITCHGRDGQGVQDRGPSLIGVGSASVEFQVGTGRMPMTRQEAQAEQKKPQFTPDETKQIAQYIQEIGGGPEVPAGDLSENLKTNPEALARGGELFRVNCTSCHSFTGAGGALSSGKFAPALHDATAEQIYAAMLTGPQNMPVFGDNQLSPDEKREIITYITQQLQENKDPGGIFNLGGYGPATEGLAIFLVGITILVFTSLWIAGKS; via the coding sequence ATGACTTCTGACACCCCCGCCAGCAGGCGTGCCCGGGTGTTCTCCCGGCGCCGCGGCGCGCCCAGCCGGGCACGCCGGCGGATCGGCGCGGCGGTGCGAATGCTCGCGGCGCTGGCGCTGGCCGGCGGCATCTACACCGCCTTCGCACCCGGCGCGTTCGCCGAGGACAACACCCCGCTCTCCACCGCCGCGCAGCAGGGCAAGCAGCTCTTCGATCAGAGCTGCATCACCTGCCACGGGCGGGACGGGCAGGGTGTGCAGGACCGTGGTCCCAGCCTGATCGGCGTCGGTTCCGCCTCGGTCGAGTTCCAGGTCGGCACCGGCCGGATGCCGATGACCCGCCAGGAAGCTCAGGCCGAGCAGAAGAAGCCGCAGTTCACTCCGGATGAGACCAAGCAGATCGCGCAGTACATCCAGGAGATCGGCGGCGGTCCGGAGGTTCCGGCCGGCGACCTGTCGGAGAACCTGAAGACGAACCCCGAGGCCCTGGCCCGCGGCGGCGAGCTCTTCCGGGTCAACTGCACCTCGTGCCACAGCTTCACCGGTGCCGGCGGCGCGTTGTCGTCCGGGAAGTTCGCTCCGGCCCTGCACGACGCCACGGCCGAGCAGATCTACGCGGCGATGCTGACCGGTCCGCAGAACATGCCGGTCTTCGGTGACAACCAGCTCTCGCCGGACGAGAAGCGCGAGATCATCACCTACATCACGCAGCAGCTTCAGGAGAACAAGGACCCGGGCGGCATCTTCAACCTGGGTGGGTACGGTCCGGCGACCGAGGGCCTGGCGATCTTCCTGGTCGGCATCACCATCCTGGTCTTCACGTCGCTCTGGATTGCGGGGAAGTCATGA
- a CDS encoding ubiquinol-cytochrome c reductase iron-sulfur subunit has translation MTTMHHGETGSPVDVHDPKLTRFDIVKEGLRRDDIEIVTYESQFQGANSKAEKRVVRNISLLFLISGLFGLAFVVFYIVWPWKFAMGETRSDYYTPILGISLGISLFSLGIAILAWAKKLLPHELSIQQRHGDPSSDEERLITGQTMMYVADELGVQRRPLLKGAIGLGLAPLGLAAAAPLVGGLIQNPHRDAQPMMYHTGYDPVANGDKLVRLSREDGTPIRPEDVSAGGQMTVYPGIPGGATNKYADSPTLLIHLRADDAATALAAAESDKNGRNKGSMWGNYVAYSKICTHAGCPASLYEQQTNRLLCPCHQSQFLITNNAQPIFGPATRRLPMLPLSVDDEGFFVATSDFKDTVGPDFWERP, from the coding sequence ATGACGACGATGCACCACGGCGAGACCGGCTCCCCGGTCGACGTGCACGATCCGAAGCTGACGCGCTTCGACATCGTGAAGGAGGGCCTGCGGCGCGACGACATCGAGATCGTCACGTACGAGTCGCAGTTCCAGGGCGCGAACTCGAAGGCCGAGAAGCGGGTCGTCCGCAACATCAGCCTGCTGTTCCTGATCTCGGGCCTGTTCGGGCTGGCCTTCGTGGTCTTCTACATCGTCTGGCCCTGGAAGTTCGCGATGGGCGAGACGCGGAGTGACTACTACACCCCGATCCTCGGCATCAGCCTGGGCATCTCGCTGTTCTCGCTCGGCATCGCGATCCTCGCCTGGGCGAAGAAGCTGCTGCCGCACGAGCTCTCCATCCAGCAGCGGCACGGCGACCCGTCCAGCGACGAGGAACGGCTGATCACCGGCCAGACCATGATGTACGTCGCGGACGAGCTCGGGGTGCAGCGTCGCCCGCTGCTCAAGGGCGCGATCGGCCTCGGCCTGGCCCCGCTGGGCCTGGCCGCGGCGGCCCCGCTGGTCGGCGGCCTGATCCAGAACCCGCACCGGGACGCCCAGCCGATGATGTACCACACCGGCTACGACCCGGTGGCGAACGGCGACAAGCTGGTCCGGCTGTCCCGCGAGGACGGCACGCCGATCCGCCCCGAGGACGTCAGCGCCGGCGGTCAGATGACCGTCTACCCGGGCATCCCGGGCGGCGCGACCAACAAGTACGCCGACTCGCCGACCCTGCTGATCCACCTGCGGGCCGACGACGCGGCGACGGCGCTGGCCGCTGCCGAGTCGGACAAGAACGGGCGCAACAAGGGTTCGATGTGGGGCAACTACGTCGCCTACTCGAAGATCTGCACCCACGCCGGCTGCCCGGCCAGCCTGTACGAGCAGCAGACCAACCGGCTGCTCTGCCCGTGCCACCAGTCGCAGTTCCTGATCACCAACAACGCGCAGCCGATCTTCGGCCCGGCCACCCGGCGTCTGCCGATGTTGCCGCTGTCGGTGGACGACGAAGGTTTCTTTGTGGCAACGTCTGACTTCAAGGACACTGTCGGACCCGACTTCTGGGAGCGGCCGTGA
- a CDS encoding ubiquinol-cytochrome c reductase cytochrome b subunit, which translates to MKRRKLDPAEAVTNFAKGADDRFQAATPLRGLLNKVFPDHWSFLLGEIALFSFIVLLLSGVFLTLFFDPSMQEVVYDGSYLGLRGTEMSAAYASSLHLSFEVRGGLFMRQMHHWAALLFMASIVVHMARVFFTGAFRKPREINWVIGVLLFLLGFFAGFTGYSLPDDGLSGTGLRIASAIMLSLPVIGTWLSAAIFGGEYPGELIIGRFYIAHVLLIPGILLALISVHLGIVFKQKHTQWPGPMRTNENVVGERMFPRYAMKQGGFFMAVFGVVALMAGLFQINPIWLFGPYRAAEVSSASQPDWYVMFMDGLVRLMPNWQIYFGPYSLPPLFWPAVVGLGALFTLPMAYPWLEARKLKDTRSHHLLQRPRDNPERVGIGMMALSFFLVATLSGGNDVIADKFHISLNAMTWAGRIGLLILPPLAYFVSVRICLGLQQHDRQVLAHGVETGIIKRLPNGAFVEIHQPLGPVDDHGHPIPLEYAGWVVPKKMNKLGALAPAVKGFFYPVEKPAEAPVSPAPVTGSKREEITSKR; encoded by the coding sequence GTGAAACGCCGAAAGCTTGATCCAGCCGAGGCTGTAACCAACTTCGCCAAGGGCGCCGACGACCGGTTCCAGGCCGCCACGCCGCTCCGGGGGCTGCTCAACAAGGTCTTCCCGGACCACTGGTCGTTCCTGCTGGGCGAGATCGCGCTGTTCTCGTTCATCGTGCTGCTGCTCAGTGGTGTGTTCCTGACCCTCTTCTTCGATCCGTCGATGCAGGAGGTCGTGTACGACGGGTCGTACCTGGGTCTGCGCGGCACCGAGATGTCGGCCGCCTACGCGTCGTCGCTGCACCTCTCGTTCGAGGTGCGCGGTGGTCTGTTCATGCGGCAGATGCACCACTGGGCGGCGCTGCTGTTCATGGCGTCGATCGTGGTGCACATGGCCCGGGTGTTCTTCACCGGCGCGTTCCGCAAGCCGCGTGAGATCAACTGGGTGATCGGCGTCCTGCTGTTCCTGCTCGGGTTCTTCGCCGGCTTCACCGGTTACTCGCTGCCGGACGACGGCCTGTCCGGCACCGGTCTCCGCATCGCCTCCGCGATCATGCTGTCGCTGCCGGTCATCGGCACCTGGCTGTCCGCCGCGATCTTCGGCGGGGAGTACCCCGGCGAGCTGATCATCGGCCGCTTCTACATCGCGCACGTGCTGCTCATCCCGGGCATCCTGCTCGCGCTGATCAGCGTCCACCTGGGCATCGTGTTCAAGCAGAAGCACACCCAGTGGCCCGGCCCGATGCGGACCAACGAGAACGTGGTCGGCGAGCGGATGTTCCCGCGGTACGCGATGAAGCAGGGCGGCTTCTTCATGGCGGTCTTCGGCGTCGTCGCGCTGATGGCGGGCCTGTTCCAGATCAACCCGATCTGGCTGTTCGGGCCGTACCGTGCCGCCGAGGTCTCCTCGGCGTCCCAGCCCGACTGGTACGTCATGTTCATGGACGGCCTGGTCCGGCTCATGCCGAACTGGCAGATCTACTTCGGTCCGTACAGCCTGCCGCCGCTGTTCTGGCCGGCCGTGGTCGGCCTCGGCGCGCTGTTCACGCTGCCGATGGCGTACCCGTGGCTGGAGGCGCGCAAGCTCAAGGACACGCGTTCGCACCACCTGCTGCAGCGTCCCCGGGACAACCCGGAGCGCGTCGGCATCGGCATGATGGCCCTGTCGTTCTTCCTCGTCGCGACCCTCTCCGGGGGCAACGACGTGATCGCCGACAAGTTCCACATCAGCCTGAACGCGATGACCTGGGCCGGGCGTATCGGTCTGCTGATCCTGCCGCCGCTGGCGTACTTCGTCTCGGTCCGGATCTGCCTCGGTCTGCAGCAGCACGACCGCCAGGTGCTGGCCCACGGCGTGGAGACCGGCATCATCAAGCGGCTGCCGAACGGCGCGTTCGTCGAGATCCACCAGCCGCTCGGCCCGGTCGACGACCACGGCCACCCGATCCCGCTGGAGTACGCCGGCTGGGTCGTGCCGAAGAAGATGAACAAGCTCGGTGCCCTGGCGCCGGCCGTGAAGGGCTTCTTCTATCCGGTCGAGAAGCCGGCCGAGGCTCCGGTCTCGCCGGCCCCGGTCACCGGCAGCAAGCGCGAAGAGATCACCTCGAAGCGCTGA
- a CDS encoding Lrp/AsnC family transcriptional regulator, which produces MNTAIVHIDCATDSIPEVAEALAALDGVSEVYSVAGNVDLIAIVRVPRFDDIAEVIAGRISKTPGVLNTESHIAFRAYSKHDLDDAFAIGLPDAD; this is translated from the coding sequence GTGAACACCGCGATCGTCCACATCGACTGCGCCACCGACTCGATTCCCGAGGTCGCCGAGGCGTTGGCCGCCCTCGACGGGGTCAGCGAGGTGTATTCGGTGGCCGGCAACGTCGACCTGATCGCGATCGTCCGCGTTCCCCGGTTCGACGACATCGCCGAGGTCATCGCCGGCCGCATCTCCAAGACGCCCGGCGTGCTCAACACCGAGTCGCACATCGCGTTCCGCGCCTACTCCAAGCACGACCTGGACGACGCGTTCGCGATCGGCCTCCCCGACGCCGACTGA